In Manis pentadactyla isolate mManPen7 chromosome 8, mManPen7.hap1, whole genome shotgun sequence, the following are encoded in one genomic region:
- the ACVR1C gene encoding activin receptor type-1C isoform X2 translates to MARALRPALLLLAAAALSAGLKCVCLLCDSSNFTCQTEGACWASVMLTNGKEQVIKSCVSLPELNAQVFCHSSNNVTKTECCFTDFCNNITLHLPTASPDAPKLGPMELSVVITVPVCLLSIAAVLTAWARQGRQCTHRMRKRQNVEEPLSECNLVNAGKTLKDLIYDVTASGSGSGLPLLVQRTIARTIVLQEIVGKGRFGEVWHGRWCGEDVAVKIFSSRDERSWFREAEIYQTVMLRHENILGFIAADNKDNGTWTQLWLVSEYHEQGSLYDYLNRNIVTVAGMIKLALSVASGLAHLHMEIVGTQGKPAIAHRDIKSKNILVKKCETCAIADLGLAVKHDSILNTIDIPQNPKVGTKRYMAPEMLDDTMNVNIFESFKRADIYSVGLVYWEIARRCSVGGIVEEYQLPYYDMVPSDPSIEDMRKVVCDQKFRPNIPNQWQSCEKHFLMVDTIAVHLFIPNNTCRCHHLADTQ, encoded by the exons GGTTgaagtgtgtatgtcttttgtgtGACTCTTCAAACTTTACCTGCCAAACAGAAGGAGCATGTTGGGCTTCGGTTATGTTAACCAATGGGAAAGAACAGGTGATCAAGTCCTGTGTTTCTCTCCCAGAGCTAAATGCTCAAGTCTTCTGTCACAGTTCCAACAATGTTACCAAAACTGAATGCTGCTTCACAGATTTTTGCAACAACATAACACTGCACCTTCCAACAG CATCACCAGATGCCCCCAAACTCGGGCCCATGGAGCTGAGCGTTGTTATCACGGTGCCCGTTTGCCTCCTGTCCATAGCTGCGGTGCTGACCGCGTGGGCACGCCAAGGTCGACAGTGCACGCACAGAATGAGAAAGAGGCAGAATGTGGAGGAACCCCTCTCTGAGTGCAATCTGGTAAATGCTGGGAAAACCCTAAAAGATCTGATTTATGATGTGACTGCCTCTGGATCTGGCTCCG GTCTACCTCTCTTGGTTCAAAGAACAATTGCCAGGACGATTGTACTTCAGGAGATTGTAGGAAAAGGTAGATTTGGTGAGGTCTGGCATGGAAGATGGTGTGGGGAAGATGTGGCTGTGAAAATATTCTCCTCCAGAGATGAAAGATCTTGGTTTCGTGAGGCAGAAATTTATCAGACGGTAATGCtgagacatgaaaacatacttGGTTTCATTGctgctgacaataaag ATAATGGAACTTGGACTCAACTTTGGCTTGTCTCTGAATATCATGAGCAGGGCTCCTTATATGACTATTTGAATAGAAACATAGTGACCGTGGCTGGAATGATCAAACTGGCACTCTCAGTAGCCAGTGGGCTGGCCCACCTTCATATGGAGATTGTGGGCACTCAAg GTAAACCTGCTATTGCTCATCGAGATATAAAATCAAAGAATATCTTAGTGAAAAAATGTGAAACTTGTGCCATAGCAGACTTAGGGTTGGCTGTGAAGCATGATTCAATACTGAACACAATAGATATACCTCAGAATCCTAAAGTGGGGACCAAAAG GTATATGGCTCCTGAAATGCTTGACGATACAATGAATGTGAATATCTTTGAGTCCTTTAAACGAGCTGACATCTATTCTGTTGGTCTGGTTTACTGGGAAATAGCACGAAGGTGTTCAGTTGGAG GAATTGTTGAGGAGTACCAGTTGCCTTATTATGACATGGTGCCTTCAGATCCCTCAATAGAGGACATGAGGAAGGTCGTTTGCGACCAGAAGTTTCGACCAAATATCCCAAACCAGTGGCAAAGCTGTGAA AAACATTTCCTCATGGTAGACACCATTGCTGTTCATCTCTTCATCCCCAACAACACATGTCGTTGCCATCATCTAGCGGACACACAATAA
- the ACVR1C gene encoding activin receptor type-1C isoform X3, with product MLTNGKEQVIKSCVSLPELNAQVFCHSSNNVTKTECCFTDFCNNITLHLPTASPDAPKLGPMELSVVITVPVCLLSIAAVLTAWARQGRQCTHRMRKRQNVEEPLSECNLVNAGKTLKDLIYDVTASGSGSGLPLLVQRTIARTIVLQEIVGKGRFGEVWHGRWCGEDVAVKIFSSRDERSWFREAEIYQTVMLRHENILGFIAADNKDNGTWTQLWLVSEYHEQGSLYDYLNRNIVTVAGMIKLALSVASGLAHLHMEIVGTQGKPAIAHRDIKSKNILVKKCETCAIADLGLAVKHDSILNTIDIPQNPKVGTKRYMAPEMLDDTMNVNIFESFKRADIYSVGLVYWEIARRCSVGGIVEEYQLPYYDMVPSDPSIEDMRKVVCDQKFRPNIPNQWQSCEALRVMGRIMRECWYANGAARLTALRIKKTISQLCVKEDCKA from the exons ATGTTAACCAATGGGAAAGAACAGGTGATCAAGTCCTGTGTTTCTCTCCCAGAGCTAAATGCTCAAGTCTTCTGTCACAGTTCCAACAATGTTACCAAAACTGAATGCTGCTTCACAGATTTTTGCAACAACATAACACTGCACCTTCCAACAG CATCACCAGATGCCCCCAAACTCGGGCCCATGGAGCTGAGCGTTGTTATCACGGTGCCCGTTTGCCTCCTGTCCATAGCTGCGGTGCTGACCGCGTGGGCACGCCAAGGTCGACAGTGCACGCACAGAATGAGAAAGAGGCAGAATGTGGAGGAACCCCTCTCTGAGTGCAATCTGGTAAATGCTGGGAAAACCCTAAAAGATCTGATTTATGATGTGACTGCCTCTGGATCTGGCTCCG GTCTACCTCTCTTGGTTCAAAGAACAATTGCCAGGACGATTGTACTTCAGGAGATTGTAGGAAAAGGTAGATTTGGTGAGGTCTGGCATGGAAGATGGTGTGGGGAAGATGTGGCTGTGAAAATATTCTCCTCCAGAGATGAAAGATCTTGGTTTCGTGAGGCAGAAATTTATCAGACGGTAATGCtgagacatgaaaacatacttGGTTTCATTGctgctgacaataaag ATAATGGAACTTGGACTCAACTTTGGCTTGTCTCTGAATATCATGAGCAGGGCTCCTTATATGACTATTTGAATAGAAACATAGTGACCGTGGCTGGAATGATCAAACTGGCACTCTCAGTAGCCAGTGGGCTGGCCCACCTTCATATGGAGATTGTGGGCACTCAAg GTAAACCTGCTATTGCTCATCGAGATATAAAATCAAAGAATATCTTAGTGAAAAAATGTGAAACTTGTGCCATAGCAGACTTAGGGTTGGCTGTGAAGCATGATTCAATACTGAACACAATAGATATACCTCAGAATCCTAAAGTGGGGACCAAAAG GTATATGGCTCCTGAAATGCTTGACGATACAATGAATGTGAATATCTTTGAGTCCTTTAAACGAGCTGACATCTATTCTGTTGGTCTGGTTTACTGGGAAATAGCACGAAGGTGTTCAGTTGGAG GAATTGTTGAGGAGTACCAGTTGCCTTATTATGACATGGTGCCTTCAGATCCCTCAATAGAGGACATGAGGAAGGTCGTTTGCGACCAGAAGTTTCGACCAAATATCCCAAACCAGTGGCAAAGCTGTGAA